Below is a genomic region from Mesorhizobium sp. NZP2298.
TGTTGCGTGACCACGTCGCCCAGAATACGGCAGCCTGCGTCGCCAACCTCCAGGCGGCAGGGGCAATCATGATCGGCAAGACCAACCTTCATGAGTTCTGCACTGGTGGGCATGACAATCCCTGGTTCGGCAAGGTCGTCAATCCGCTCGATGCAAGCCGCGGAACGGGCGGCACCAGTAGTGGATCGGCAGCGGCGGTTGCCGCGGGTTTCTGTGCGGCGGCGATCGGCACCGACAGCGGCGGTTCAAACCGGTCTCCGGCGGCCGCGACGGGGTTGTTCGGCTATAAGCCGACCAACGGTCTGATCGACACGAAGGGTGTGATGAGCATCGCGCCCTCGCTGGACTGCGTCGGCGTGCTGGCGCGCTCGACGAGGGATGTTCGCCTAGTCACCGAGGCCCTGACCGGAAAGCGGTTCAGCCGGCCGCGGGACAGCGGAAGCGTCAAGAGGACCGGCATGACGATCGCAGTGTGCCCCGCGCTGACCGGGGCACCTGTCGACAGCACTATCGAAAGGGCATTGGCCGCGCTGCTCGATCAACCCTTCGTTCGCACGGTGGAAATCGCCTTCGACGACACAGAGCAATTCGTGGCCGCGGGCCTGACGATCCTACAATACGAATTTGCCAGGACCTACCAGGATTCGATCGAGCGGACCCCGGATCTGGTCGGCGACGCGGTTCGCGTTTTCCTCGAGGACGGTGTCGGCATCAGCGCGGACGCTTACGACAGAGCCGTCGGGATCCGCGAGGATGCGCGTCGGCGCTTCATGGTGAAAATGGCGGGCCTGGATGCCCTGGCCGTCCCGACGGCTCCCGGCTCGGCGCCCCGGCTGTCGGACGAGCTTACCCAGGTGAATGGTGAAATGGTGTCGTGGGGGATGGCAGGCGGCCGGTTTCGCCGCTGGGCAAATATGCTCGGCATGCCGGCTTTGGCAGTCCCGTTGGATGTTCCCGATGGCCTTCCCGTGTCGGTACAGCTTGCCGCTCTTCCTGGCCGGGATGCCGCCTTGCTCGACCTTGCCGAGACCTTGACCGGCACCTGACTGGCGTTCGCAGGTCGTCAAAGTTCATAACCTGCCGGAATGAACCTCATTCGTTTGGCTATTGGAACGCCCGCTATCGCCAGTTAACATCGGCTTTGCCGTGACTTGCTCGGACGGCGCATCGATTTATCGACGGGGCAGGGTCAGCGGCCATGAAGTTCAGTGAGAAAGACACGGTTGCAAAGGACGTGGAGTTCACGCCCCGCGAGATCGAGATTTTCGCTTCGGTCATGCTGCACGGGACGACGACGAAGGCGGCCGACGCGCTGGACATCACGCAGCCCGCTGTCAGCAAAATGCTCCAGCAGCTCACCGAGAAGGCGGATTTTCAGCTGTTCAGGAAAAGCCGGCAGCGGCTGATCCCGACTCCTGAAGCGCACATGCTTTATGCGGAAGTGCAGCGGGTTTTCGAATCCGCGCGCGGTATCTCGCGTGCCGCCAAGGAAATCCGCGAACTGCGCAGCGGCAGGCTGAACATCTGCGCGCTGCCGGCTTTCGGATCCACACTGCTGCCATCCATCATAACCAGCTTCTCAAGCCACCATCCGTCCGTGTCCATCTCACTGGATATCCGCAGCTCCGCGACGGTGGTGCAGAGGGCAAGCCGCAATCAGCTCGACATCGGTATTGGTGTCACGGCGTCGGACGAGAACCCTTCCATCGTGAGGCGAGCGCTGACCGCGACACCGCCCGTCTGCGTCATGCCCGCGGGCCATCGTTTATCGCAGCTCGAAGTCATCCAGGCGGATGACCTCGACGGTCTCGACTTCATCTCGATGGGCTCGGCCGATCCGATGCGACGGCAACTCGACGCCCTGTGCGACGAGCGCGGTGTCAGGCGCCTGCTGAAGGTGGAGGCCAGCCTGTCCAGCGCCTGCATCGCCTTGGTCGCGTCCGGAGCGGGCGTGACGGTCGTTGATCGGCTCTCCGCGTGGATGGCGCGCGACCTGCCGATCGAGATCAGGGATTTCCGGCCGCATCTTGATCTGAATCTCAGCGTGTATCGGCCGTGGGGCGTCATCGCGTCGACTGCGGCTGACGCTTTCACCGAGCATCTCATCCAGACCACGCGGAGCTTTATGAACAGCGTGGACGCCGGGATAGTGGCTCTTGGGACAAGGCAGGATTAGCAAGGGTGCTAGCGGAGCGGCAGGCTCTGGAAGAGGCGATCGATATCGGCTTCGTCGTTGTAAACATGAGGAGATACACGCATCTTGGTGCCGCGCAGCGTGACATGCACATTAGCGCGCTTCAGTTCCTGCGCCGCATTCGGCAAGAGCCGATCGCCGATATCGAGGATCGAGATATGAGGCGTCGGATGCAGCGGACGCACAACCGGCAGGCCGCGATTTTCTGCCTCTATCCAGACTAGCTCGTTGAGGTGACGAAGGCGCTCGAAAACGCTCTCGACGGTCCAGTCGCGGATGAGCTCCAAGGCGGCGATTGCGATAGGCAGGACGGCGAAGTCGGAGCGTTCGCCCATGTCGAACCGCCGCGCGCCGGGCAAAAACTCGGCCACCGTTACCTTGTAGAAGTCGGACCGGTCGCCACCCAGGCGGTTCCATGAATGGTGTTCGAGCGTGCGTCCCCCTTCGTGCCAGCGCGGGGCGGCGTAAAGGAACGCCAGGCGATACGGGCCAAGCAGGAATTTGTAGGTGGCAAAGACCAGGAAATCCGGCCGGACGCGACGGACGTCGAAGGGCACCGCGCCAACCCATTGAGTGCCATCGACAACGAGGGCCGCGCTCGCCGCCCGTGCGGCTTCCGCCACGACTTCGAGGTCGATCGCCATGCCCTCGAACCAGTGGACGAGAGTGCCGGCAACGACCGCGATGGGGCGGCTGGAGGCGCGGATCGCGGATACGATCGCGCCGGTCCAATCTCCGTCGGCCGGTTGCGGAACGACGTCGACAAGCGCGCCCGAGCGCTGCGCCAGATCATACCAGACATATCGGTGCGAGGTGTGTTCGTTCTCCATGAGAAGGATAGCCGAACCCGGTGGAACCGCCACGTTGGCGGCCGCGATCGCCATGCCGTAGCTGGTGGCGGCCACGATGGCGACGTCGTCGGCAGCGGCGCCCACCATCGAGGCGGCAAGCCGTCGGGCGTGTTCCACCTCATCGTAATAGGATGCGATAGTCATCTTCCAGGGCTCGGCTTTCACCCTGACGCCAGCCTCTCCGGCAGCGACCGCAGCGATCGGGATCGGGGACATGTAGGCGGCGTCCAGGTAAGCCGTCTCGCGGGGGATGGAAAAGAGATCGCGCTGGCAGTTCAACATGGCGTCACAACCTGAAATCGATCGAGGTACCCCGGCCGGTGTCGCGGGCGCGGGCATAGACGAGATTGGCGAGTTCGATGTCCTGGGCGGGGACACCGAGAGACCGGTAGAGCGTCAGGTCGGCGTCGCTGGTGCGGCCGGGCTTCGCGCCCGCCAGCACTTCGCCGATCTCGCCGCGAATATGGTCGCCCCTGATTTGGCCGCCCTCAGTCGCCTCGACCAACTCTCCGGCGGCGACGAGCGCCATGGGCAGGTAATCCACCCAGATCTTCGATCTGCGCACGCATTCGAGGTCGATCTCGCGGCATGACGCCACGCTCGCGCCGACCGCGTTGACATGGACACCACGCGGCAGCCATTCGCCGAACAGCACCGGCACCTCGGAAGATGTCGTCGTGCAGACGATGTCGGCCTCGCGAACGGCTCGACTGGCGTCGCGATGCGCATGCGCCTCGAAGCCGGCGGTCGACAGGCTCTCGGCGAAGCGCCGCGCCTTCGCAAGATCTCGACCCCAGACATGGACCACGCGGATTGGCCGCACATCGGCAATGGCCTCGACGTGCCGGCGAGCCTGCTCGCCATAGCCGAGGATCGTCAGCGTCGAGCTGCCCGGGCGCGACAGCGCCCTCGTGGCGACCGCGCTAGCGGCCGCGGTCCGCCAGGCCGTCAACTCTCCTCCGTCGATCAGAGCCGCAGGTCGCCCGTGATCCTTGTCGAACAGGAAAACACCGCCGCGGTGAGACGCGAGCCCGTGCGCGAAATTGTCC
It encodes:
- a CDS encoding aminotransferase class V-fold PLP-dependent enzyme; its protein translation is MPAPATPAGVPRSISGCDAMLNCQRDLFSIPRETAYLDAAYMSPIPIAAVAAGEAGVRVKAEPWKMTIASYYDEVEHARRLAASMVGAAADDVAIVAATSYGMAIAAANVAVPPGSAILLMENEHTSHRYVWYDLAQRSGALVDVVPQPADGDWTGAIVSAIRASSRPIAVVAGTLVHWFEGMAIDLEVVAEAARAASAALVVDGTQWVGAVPFDVRRVRPDFLVFATYKFLLGPYRLAFLYAAPRWHEGGRTLEHHSWNRLGGDRSDFYKVTVAEFLPGARRFDMGERSDFAVLPIAIAALELIRDWTVESVFERLRHLNELVWIEAENRGLPVVRPLHPTPHISILDIGDRLLPNAAQELKRANVHVTLRGTKMRVSPHVYNDEADIDRLFQSLPLR
- a CDS encoding ornithine cyclodeaminase family protein, translated to MNAETEFLLIDKKAIRQVLTLADALEVTEAALLKTSNGAARQQIRRTLDLPGAAGTCLSLMYAALDDQPLFGAKVLSVFPDNFAHGLASHRGGVFLFDKDHGRPAALIDGGELTAWRTAAASAVATRALSRPGSSTLTILGYGEQARRHVEAIADVRPIRVVHVWGRDLAKARRFAESLSTAGFEAHAHRDASRAVREADIVCTTTSSEVPVLFGEWLPRGVHVNAVGASVASCREIDLECVRRSKIWVDYLPMALVAAGELVEATEGGQIRGDHIRGEIGEVLAGAKPGRTSDADLTLYRSLGVPAQDIELANLVYARARDTGRGTSIDFRL
- a CDS encoding amidase, with translation MTIVEGCLERIHTLNGQIRAMIFVNEADALDAALQAEREIQAGRRRGPLHGVPIAVKDVVDVMHWPTTAGSLLLRDHVAQNTAACVANLQAAGAIMIGKTNLHEFCTGGHDNPWFGKVVNPLDASRGTGGTSSGSAAAVAAGFCAAAIGTDSGGSNRSPAAATGLFGYKPTNGLIDTKGVMSIAPSLDCVGVLARSTRDVRLVTEALTGKRFSRPRDSGSVKRTGMTIAVCPALTGAPVDSTIERALAALLDQPFVRTVEIAFDDTEQFVAAGLTILQYEFARTYQDSIERTPDLVGDAVRVFLEDGVGISADAYDRAVGIREDARRRFMVKMAGLDALAVPTAPGSAPRLSDELTQVNGEMVSWGMAGGRFRRWANMLGMPALAVPLDVPDGLPVSVQLAALPGRDAALLDLAETLTGT
- a CDS encoding LysR substrate-binding domain-containing protein — protein: MKFSEKDTVAKDVEFTPREIEIFASVMLHGTTTKAADALDITQPAVSKMLQQLTEKADFQLFRKSRQRLIPTPEAHMLYAEVQRVFESARGISRAAKEIRELRSGRLNICALPAFGSTLLPSIITSFSSHHPSVSISLDIRSSATVVQRASRNQLDIGIGVTASDENPSIVRRALTATPPVCVMPAGHRLSQLEVIQADDLDGLDFISMGSADPMRRQLDALCDERGVRRLLKVEASLSSACIALVASGAGVTVVDRLSAWMARDLPIEIRDFRPHLDLNLSVYRPWGVIASTAADAFTEHLIQTTRSFMNSVDAGIVALGTRQD